In a genomic window of Occallatibacter riparius:
- a CDS encoding DUF1501 domain-containing protein, with product MNRRFFLHRGALALAGTTALPQFLVRSVLAQAGANPGRRVVVIFQRGAADGLNIVVPYREKNYYSMRPNIAIPQREVLDLDGSFGLHPALAAFKPLYDAGHLAIVHAVGSPDSTRSHFDAQDYMESGTPGVKLTDDGWLNRALQAEDVRHRQEHTAFRAVALGAEVPRTLAGKIPAIALSNLNSFSVGGRVASAVPAASAFESMYGASGDRIFRAAGEETFDAMKMLRAANPAQYAPRAAYPNSEFGNSMKQIAQLLKANLGVEAAFTDVSGWDTHQNQGAVNGQLANRLRDFSAAIAAFWQDMGDDAGNVTLVTMSEFGRTAHENGTGGTDHGHANVMFVLGGSVKGGRVHGQWPGLAKEQLNEGRDLALTTDYRQVLGEVLTKTLGPGNLEAVFPGARLGAKPVVGVV from the coding sequence ATGAATCGGAGATTCTTTCTGCACAGGGGCGCATTGGCACTGGCCGGTACGACGGCGCTTCCGCAGTTCCTGGTGCGTTCAGTGCTGGCGCAGGCCGGCGCAAATCCTGGCCGGCGGGTTGTCGTGATTTTCCAGCGGGGCGCCGCGGATGGGTTGAATATCGTGGTGCCGTACCGGGAGAAGAACTATTATTCGATGCGACCGAACATCGCGATTCCGCAGCGCGAGGTGCTGGATCTGGACGGGTCGTTCGGTTTGCATCCCGCGCTGGCCGCTTTCAAGCCGCTGTACGATGCGGGGCACCTGGCGATTGTGCACGCGGTGGGTTCGCCGGATTCAACGCGGTCGCATTTCGATGCGCAGGACTATATGGAGTCGGGTACGCCGGGGGTGAAGCTCACGGACGATGGGTGGCTGAACCGCGCGCTGCAGGCTGAGGACGTGAGGCATCGGCAGGAGCATACGGCGTTTCGTGCGGTGGCGCTGGGCGCGGAGGTTCCGCGGACGCTGGCGGGGAAGATACCAGCGATTGCGCTGAGCAATCTGAACAGCTTCTCAGTGGGAGGGCGCGTTGCTTCGGCGGTGCCTGCTGCGTCGGCGTTCGAATCGATGTATGGCGCGAGTGGAGACCGGATCTTCCGCGCTGCGGGCGAAGAGACGTTCGATGCGATGAAGATGCTGCGGGCGGCGAATCCCGCGCAATATGCGCCGCGCGCCGCGTATCCGAACTCGGAGTTTGGCAACAGCATGAAGCAGATTGCGCAGTTGCTGAAGGCTAACCTTGGTGTGGAGGCGGCGTTTACGGATGTTTCGGGATGGGACACGCATCAGAACCAGGGCGCTGTGAACGGACAGCTTGCAAACAGGCTGCGGGATTTCAGCGCGGCGATTGCGGCGTTCTGGCAGGACATGGGCGACGACGCGGGGAATGTCACGCTCGTCACGATGTCGGAGTTCGGACGGACCGCGCATGAGAATGGCACAGGCGGCACGGATCATGGTCACGCCAATGTGATGTTTGTGCTGGGCGGCAGCGTGAAGGGCGGACGCGTTCACGGCCAGTGGCCAGGGTTGGCGAAAGAGCAATTGAACGAGGGGCGCGACCTGGCGTTGACGACCGATTATCGCCAGGTGTTAGGTGAGGTTCTGACGAAGACGCTCGGACCGGGTAATCTTGAGGCGGTGTTTCCGGGCGCGCGGCTTGGGGCGAAGCCGGTTGTCGGCGTGGTTTAG
- a CDS encoding DUF1800 domain-containing protein: protein MSVRSPLAGLLCILLAFPMPGLAAADAKARPEYHKAMQGDERILHALNRFTFGPRAGDRDAVRGQGLDVWFEQQLHPGTIDNRDMEERLKEYPAMRLSPAELLVRFPNNAVMRQVANGKLTMPEHGVLHTVYANQAARVALKKEEKAQANPSATTPTAENGMMAENPKAETAAFRDPQETRTLMALEPRDRLLRLMAMQGTELDQFMKGLSGPEKLALVAGFTPEMRETLGDLEAPERTVVEELMSQRLTRDIYSSAQLQEVMTDFWLNHFNVFLRKNEATPYQLVSYERDVIRPRALGHFEDLLEAVAHSPAMLMYLDNAESIGPDSLAAERAHEARNRKPNKKKVDQGLNENYARELMELHTLGVNGGYTQADVVQAARILTGWTVDQPQRAGGFRFEERRHEPGTKKVMGKKFKEHGEQEGRDLLHFLATRPATAQFLSRKLAVRFVSDDPSQALVDRMAKTYMASDGDMAAVMRTLYRSPEFWSEDAYRAKVKTPLEFVVSALRASNANVEEMRPLIQALREMGMPLYGCVPPTGYKEDAADWVSTGALANRMNFALKLSSNRVKGVQVAWTSTASAGDVHEEEARLEGLVVPGGLSDATRTALLASVDQQAQANSAAPTTIAVNDGAPRAPASSAQEQALAGLLLGSPEFQRR from the coding sequence ATGTCTGTCAGGTCTCCTCTCGCAGGGTTGCTGTGTATTCTTCTGGCGTTCCCCATGCCTGGATTGGCCGCGGCGGACGCGAAGGCGCGGCCGGAGTATCACAAGGCAATGCAGGGAGACGAGCGCATTCTGCATGCGCTGAACCGGTTCACCTTTGGGCCGCGGGCCGGCGATCGGGACGCTGTGCGTGGGCAGGGGCTGGATGTGTGGTTTGAGCAGCAACTGCATCCCGGCACAATCGACAATCGGGATATGGAGGAACGGCTGAAGGAGTATCCAGCCATGCGGCTGAGTCCGGCGGAGCTGCTGGTGCGGTTTCCGAACAACGCGGTGATGAGGCAGGTGGCGAACGGGAAGCTGACGATGCCGGAGCACGGGGTTCTGCATACCGTCTACGCAAACCAGGCCGCGCGCGTGGCGCTGAAGAAAGAGGAGAAGGCGCAGGCGAATCCTAGTGCGACTACGCCGACCGCGGAGAACGGGATGATGGCGGAAAATCCGAAAGCGGAGACGGCTGCATTTCGTGATCCGCAGGAGACGCGAACGTTGATGGCTCTGGAGCCGCGCGACAGGCTGCTGCGGCTGATGGCGATGCAGGGGACGGAACTCGATCAATTCATGAAAGGACTCAGTGGCCCGGAAAAGCTGGCGCTGGTCGCCGGGTTCACGCCGGAGATGCGGGAGACGCTGGGCGATCTGGAAGCGCCGGAGCGGACCGTTGTGGAAGAGCTGATGTCGCAGCGGCTGACGCGCGATATCTATTCGAGCGCCCAGTTGCAGGAGGTGATGACCGACTTCTGGTTGAATCACTTCAACGTGTTTCTGCGCAAGAACGAGGCGACTCCGTATCAACTTGTGAGCTACGAGAGGGATGTCATTCGGCCCAGAGCGCTGGGACATTTCGAAGATCTTCTGGAAGCGGTGGCGCACTCGCCTGCGATGCTGATGTACCTGGACAACGCCGAGAGCATCGGGCCGGATTCGCTTGCCGCAGAGCGCGCGCATGAGGCGCGCAATCGCAAACCGAATAAGAAGAAAGTAGACCAGGGACTGAACGAGAACTATGCGCGCGAGCTGATGGAACTGCACACACTCGGCGTGAACGGCGGATACACGCAGGCGGATGTGGTGCAGGCCGCGCGCATCCTGACGGGGTGGACGGTGGACCAGCCGCAGCGCGCCGGCGGGTTCCGCTTTGAGGAGCGGCGGCATGAGCCAGGCACAAAGAAGGTGATGGGCAAGAAGTTCAAGGAGCACGGCGAGCAGGAAGGGCGCGACCTGCTCCACTTTCTGGCGACGCGTCCGGCTACGGCACAGTTCCTTTCGCGCAAGCTCGCGGTGCGGTTTGTGAGCGATGATCCGTCGCAGGCGTTGGTAGACCGGATGGCGAAGACGTACATGGCAAGCGATGGCGACATGGCTGCTGTGATGCGCACGCTGTATCGGTCTCCTGAGTTCTGGTCGGAGGATGCGTATCGCGCGAAGGTGAAGACGCCGCTGGAGTTTGTTGTGTCGGCATTGCGAGCAAGCAACGCAAATGTAGAAGAGATGCGGCCATTGATTCAGGCGCTGCGCGAGATGGGGATGCCACTCTACGGTTGCGTTCCGCCGACGGGATATAAAGAAGACGCTGCGGATTGGGTTTCAACCGGCGCGCTCGCGAACCGGATGAACTTCGCATTGAAGCTTTCTTCGAATCGGGTGAAAGGCGTGCAGGTGGCGTGGACAAGCACTGCAAGTGCGGGCGATGTCCACGAGGAAGAGGCGCGGCTGGAAGGCCTTGTTGTCCCGGGCGGATTGAGTGACGCGACGCGGACGGCTCTGCTGGCTTCAGTGGACCAGCAGGCGCAAGCGAATTCGGCAGCTCCAACAACGATCGCGGTGAACGATGGCGCGCCGCGGGCGCCGGCAAGCAGTGCGCAGGAGCAAGCATTAGCGGGACTGCTGCTGGGCAGTCCGGAGTTTCAGCGCAGGTGA
- the katG gene encoding catalase/peroxidase HPI, with product MSGESQCPFSGGVIKHASAGAKGNRDWWPNQLNLGILHQQSSLSNPLDEEFNYAKEFQSLDLDAVVKDLHALMTDSQDWWPADFGHYGGLFVRMAWHSAGTYRIYDGRGGGGRGSQRFAPLNSWPDNANLDKARRLLWPIKQKYGQKLSWADLLILAGNVALESMGFKTFGFGGGRADIWEPEQDVDWGPETTWLGDQRYSGERELANPLGAVQMGLIYVNPEGPNGNPDPVAAARDIRETFARMAMNDEETVALIAGGHSFGKTHGAAPASHVGAEPEGGDIADMGLGWKSTYESGYGTHAITSGLEVTWSKTPTKWSNNFFENLFGYDWELTKSPAGAHQWKPKGDAGADQIPDAFDPAKRHQPSMLTTDLALRFDPAYEKISRRFLEHPEEFADAFARAWFKLTHRDMGPRSRYLGPLVPKEALIWQDPVPEVDHELITDKDAETLKSEILASGLSISQLVSTAWASASTFRGSDKRGGANGARIRLAPQKDWEVNQPAELAKVLSKLEAIQQKFNSSQKGGKKISLADLIVLGGDAAVESAAKKAGHEVKIPFAPGRTDATQEQTDVASFAVLEPKADGFRNYVSKGCEKYASEMLLDKAQLLRLTAPEMTVLIGGLRALGANHGNSKHGVFTSRTEILTNDFFVNLLDMHTKWAKSDKDEAVLEGRDRKSGELKWTATVVDLVFGSNSQLRAVAEVYASSDAQQKFVHDFAAAWSKVMNLDRFDLTVPKVTAEAEAVAV from the coding sequence ATGTCTGGCGAATCTCAATGCCCTTTTTCCGGTGGAGTGATCAAGCATGCTTCGGCGGGTGCAAAGGGCAACCGCGACTGGTGGCCGAACCAGTTGAATCTCGGAATCCTCCATCAGCAGTCCTCGCTCTCAAACCCCCTGGACGAGGAGTTCAACTACGCCAAAGAGTTCCAAAGCCTTGATCTGGATGCCGTCGTCAAGGATCTTCACGCCCTCATGACCGACTCCCAGGACTGGTGGCCGGCCGACTTCGGCCACTATGGCGGCCTCTTCGTCCGCATGGCCTGGCACTCCGCCGGAACCTACCGCATCTACGATGGCCGGGGCGGCGGCGGACGGGGCTCGCAGCGGTTCGCCCCCCTTAATAGCTGGCCCGACAATGCCAACCTCGACAAAGCCCGCCGACTCCTCTGGCCCATCAAGCAGAAGTACGGCCAGAAGCTCTCCTGGGCCGACCTCCTGATCCTCGCCGGAAACGTGGCCCTCGAATCCATGGGCTTCAAGACCTTCGGCTTCGGCGGCGGACGCGCCGACATCTGGGAGCCCGAACAGGACGTCGACTGGGGCCCCGAAACCACTTGGCTCGGCGACCAGCGTTATAGCGGCGAGCGCGAGCTGGCCAATCCGCTCGGCGCGGTTCAGATGGGCCTCATCTACGTGAACCCCGAAGGCCCCAACGGCAACCCCGACCCCGTCGCCGCCGCCCGCGACATCCGCGAAACCTTCGCCCGCATGGCCATGAATGACGAAGAGACCGTCGCCCTCATCGCCGGCGGCCACAGCTTCGGCAAAACCCACGGAGCCGCCCCCGCCAGCCACGTCGGCGCAGAGCCCGAAGGCGGAGACATCGCCGATATGGGTCTCGGCTGGAAGAGCACCTACGAGTCCGGCTACGGCACCCACGCCATCACCAGCGGCCTCGAAGTCACCTGGTCCAAGACGCCCACCAAGTGGAGCAACAACTTCTTTGAGAATCTCTTCGGCTACGACTGGGAGCTGACTAAGAGCCCCGCCGGAGCCCACCAGTGGAAGCCAAAAGGCGACGCAGGCGCGGACCAGATCCCCGACGCCTTCGATCCCGCCAAGCGCCATCAGCCCTCCATGCTCACCACCGACCTGGCCCTGCGCTTCGATCCCGCCTACGAGAAGATCTCGCGCCGCTTCCTCGAGCATCCCGAGGAGTTCGCCGACGCCTTCGCTCGCGCCTGGTTCAAGCTCACCCATCGCGATATGGGTCCGCGCTCCCGCTATCTCGGCCCCCTCGTTCCCAAGGAAGCGCTGATCTGGCAGGACCCGGTCCCCGAAGTCGACCACGAGCTGATCACCGACAAGGACGCCGAAACCCTCAAATCCGAAATCCTCGCCTCCGGCCTGTCCATCTCCCAGCTCGTCTCCACCGCATGGGCCTCCGCCTCCACCTTCCGCGGCAGCGACAAGCGCGGCGGCGCCAACGGCGCGCGCATTCGCCTCGCCCCGCAAAAGGATTGGGAAGTCAATCAACCTGCTGAGCTGGCCAAGGTGCTTTCCAAGCTCGAAGCCATCCAGCAGAAATTCAACTCATCCCAAAAGGGCGGCAAGAAAATCTCGCTCGCTGACCTCATCGTTCTCGGCGGCGACGCAGCCGTCGAATCCGCTGCGAAGAAGGCCGGCCACGAAGTGAAGATCCCCTTCGCTCCGGGCCGCACTGACGCCACGCAGGAGCAGACCGACGTCGCTTCCTTCGCCGTGCTCGAGCCCAAGGCTGACGGCTTCCGCAACTACGTCAGCAAGGGCTGCGAGAAGTACGCCTCTGAAATGCTGCTCGACAAGGCGCAACTCCTTCGGCTCACCGCGCCCGAGATGACCGTCCTCATCGGCGGCCTTCGCGCGCTCGGCGCCAACCACGGCAATTCCAAGCACGGCGTGTTCACCAGCCGCACCGAAATCCTCACCAACGACTTCTTCGTGAACCTGCTCGACATGCACACGAAGTGGGCGAAGTCCGACAAGGACGAAGCTGTCCTTGAAGGCCGCGACCGCAAGTCCGGCGAGCTCAAGTGGACTGCCACCGTCGTCGACCTCGTCTTCGGATCGAACTCCCAGCTCCGCGCCGTTGCCGAAGTCTACGCCAGCAGCGACGCGCAGCAGAAGTTCGTCCACGACTTTGCCGCCGCCTGGAGCAAGGTCATGAACCTCGACCGCTTCGACCTCACCGTCCCTAAGGTCACCGCGGAAGCCGAAGCCGTCGCCGTCTAA
- a CDS encoding ABC transporter ATP-binding protein, with amino-acid sequence MELRIADLNKVYKGGVRALDNVNLTIPQGLYGLLGPNGAGKSTLMRTIATLQEPDSGSIQLDGLDVLRSKDEVRKVLGYLPQDFGVYPRVNAEEMLDQIALLKGITSHRERREVVHEMLRRVNLWEHRRKRLTGFSGGMRQRFGIAQALIGNPRLLIVDEPTAGLDPGERNRFYNLLAEIGDNVIVILSTHIVEDVMELCSNMAIIHLGKVLFAGSPDRAVHSLEGRVWRKSIARDEVKDYTERMHVISNKLVAGRPQIHVFADSLPDDGFVPVAPDLEDVFFASLAGLN; translated from the coding sequence ATGGAGCTTCGGATTGCAGACCTCAACAAGGTCTACAAAGGCGGCGTGCGCGCGCTCGACAACGTCAACCTCACCATTCCCCAGGGCCTCTACGGCCTGCTCGGCCCCAACGGCGCGGGCAAGTCCACGCTGATGCGCACCATCGCCACTCTCCAGGAACCCGACTCAGGCTCCATCCAGCTTGACGGCCTTGACGTGCTCCGCTCCAAGGACGAAGTCCGCAAGGTCCTCGGCTATCTGCCCCAGGACTTCGGTGTCTACCCTCGCGTGAATGCCGAGGAGATGCTCGACCAGATCGCGCTCCTCAAGGGCATCACCAGCCATCGCGAACGCCGCGAAGTCGTGCACGAGATGCTGCGCCGCGTGAACCTCTGGGAGCACCGTCGCAAACGCCTCACCGGATTTTCCGGCGGCATGCGCCAGCGCTTCGGCATCGCGCAGGCCCTCATCGGCAATCCCCGCCTGCTCATCGTCGACGAGCCCACCGCCGGCCTCGACCCCGGCGAGCGCAACCGCTTCTACAACCTCCTCGCCGAAATCGGCGACAACGTCATCGTCATCCTCTCCACGCACATCGTCGAAGACGTGATGGAGCTGTGCAGCAACATGGCCATCATTCACCTCGGCAAAGTCCTCTTCGCCGGCTCGCCCGACCGCGCCGTGCACAGCCTCGAAGGAAGGGTCTGGCGCAAGTCCATAGCGCGCGACGAAGTCAAGGACTACACCGAGCGCATGCACGTCATCTCCAACAAGCTCGTCGCCGGCCGTCCGCAAATCCATGTCTTCGCCGATTCCCTCCCCGACGACGGATTCGTTCCCGTGGCTCCGGATCTCGAAGATGTCTTCTTCGCCAGCCTTGCTGGCCTCAACTAG
- a CDS encoding ABC transporter permease/M1 family aminopeptidase, protein MLHFFWFEVRYWLRSVMLWVFTAIVSLLTLLPMSTDQVQVGGAIGNTFRNAPYVVEQYYSIFWFITLLMVTAFANSAAAREFAYNMHQIVFTKPIRKLDFLIGRFLGAVVISTIPMLGISLGALLAKVMPWADADRFGPVVWSAHLSGIFIFALPNTLFIAAILFTIAALTRSTVVSFLGGLGLLVANVVAGVLTDKLENEKLAAMVDPFGNNAFALMTKYWTVADRNTHALGLTGLLLWNRLIWLAVGILIFAFCCWRFSFAERQARASRKKLDDSDAIAAIPSPAIRTTVTLNYGAAARWRQLLASIRIEYRRLLKTVSFIVITCAALLNSVGALIFSARQGFGLTTRPVTYALLQIIAGTLYLFLVALITFFAGVLVWEERDARTDEVSDALPVPEWPSYVAKFIALITALATIQVVVMIVAIWVQAADGYTRFQLGLYIETLLGQDLLRFAFLAALAFLIHVLSPNKYVGYFAFIGAVVANTFMWRPLHVGTRMVQFGSLPAMTYSDFFGYQPWMKGWTWFAIYWILFSCLVAAATILFWPRGKDLRWKARLVHAQQRFRGPVRALSLLAAVAFIAVVGWVYYNTEVLNQVESNNDTLQRQADYEKNYKRFEHLPQPRVTDVHYDIAIYPATRELVMRGSEQIKNETAAPIDALHLSLDRNFTSTVDMAGMQLAQDDKRLGYRIYKLTTPLAPGEVRTLNFDVESHPKGFENTLTMTGVVQNGSFFNSSSVPQIGYQENNELTDPNDRRRFKLKEKDLMPELVRNCTTGCMDSYISNNSDWVNVDTIISTSADQMAIAPGSLLRQWQQDGRNFYEYKLDHFALNFYSFISARYQVQRSKWNDMDVEVYYLKEHPWNVSKMVSSIEKSFAYYTTNYGPYYNKQARIVEFPRVASFAQAFPGTMPYSESIGFIADIEKPDDIDMVFYVVAHEMGHQWWAHQVVGANMQGATSLSETLAQYSALMVMEKQYGPDTMRKFMQYEMDNYLRSRGTERLKERPLMRVEASQGYIHYRKGSVVMYYLRQMIGEDAINRALRKVLAQYRYAQPPYPTSWALVDALRSETPQQYQYLLKDLFEDITLFSNRTTSATAHKRPDGKYDVTVQVETHKYTADAKGAEQEIPVDDWIEVGALAAPAKGDRYGKVLVRQQVHMTGKGGTYTFVSSSVPDKGGIDPLLLLVDRVPDDNMKKVDIVP, encoded by the coding sequence ATGTTGCATTTCTTCTGGTTCGAAGTCCGCTACTGGCTGCGCTCGGTCATGCTCTGGGTCTTTACGGCCATCGTCAGCTTGCTTACGCTGCTGCCCATGAGCACAGACCAGGTCCAGGTCGGCGGCGCCATCGGCAACACCTTCCGCAATGCCCCCTACGTCGTCGAACAGTACTACTCCATCTTCTGGTTCATTACGCTGCTCATGGTCACGGCCTTCGCCAACTCGGCCGCCGCCCGTGAATTCGCCTACAACATGCACCAGATCGTCTTCACCAAGCCGATCCGCAAGCTGGACTTTCTCATCGGGCGATTCCTCGGCGCAGTCGTCATATCCACCATCCCCATGCTGGGAATCTCCCTCGGCGCGCTGCTCGCAAAAGTCATGCCATGGGCCGATGCCGACCGCTTCGGCCCTGTGGTGTGGTCCGCACACCTGTCCGGCATTTTCATCTTCGCGCTGCCCAACACCCTCTTCATCGCAGCCATTCTCTTCACCATCGCTGCCCTCACCCGCAGCACCGTGGTCTCTTTCCTTGGAGGCCTGGGTCTTCTAGTAGCTAACGTCGTTGCCGGCGTGCTCACGGACAAGCTCGAAAACGAAAAGCTTGCCGCCATGGTTGACCCATTCGGCAACAACGCGTTTGCGCTGATGACCAAGTACTGGACCGTCGCCGATCGCAACACGCATGCCCTCGGCCTAACCGGTCTTCTCCTTTGGAACCGCCTCATCTGGCTCGCCGTCGGCATCCTCATCTTCGCGTTCTGCTGCTGGCGCTTCAGTTTCGCCGAGCGGCAGGCCCGCGCCTCCCGCAAGAAACTCGACGATTCCGACGCCATAGCAGCCATCCCTAGTCCCGCGATTCGCACCACCGTCACGCTGAACTACGGCGCAGCCGCGCGCTGGCGCCAGCTTCTCGCTTCCATCCGCATCGAGTACCGTCGCCTGCTCAAGACCGTCTCGTTCATCGTGATCACGTGTGCCGCGCTTCTAAACAGCGTCGGCGCACTCATCTTCAGCGCTCGCCAGGGATTCGGCCTCACAACCCGGCCGGTCACCTATGCGCTGCTCCAGATCATCGCCGGAACCCTCTACTTGTTCCTCGTCGCACTGATCACGTTCTTCGCCGGCGTCCTCGTCTGGGAAGAACGCGACGCCCGAACCGACGAAGTCTCAGACGCCCTTCCCGTTCCCGAGTGGCCTTCGTACGTCGCGAAGTTCATTGCCCTGATCACCGCGTTGGCCACCATTCAGGTCGTGGTGATGATTGTCGCCATCTGGGTCCAGGCTGCGGACGGCTATACGCGCTTCCAGTTGGGCCTTTACATCGAGACACTGCTAGGCCAGGATCTCCTCCGCTTCGCGTTCCTCGCGGCCCTCGCCTTCCTCATTCACGTTCTCTCGCCCAACAAGTACGTAGGCTACTTCGCCTTCATCGGTGCGGTCGTCGCCAACACCTTTATGTGGCGGCCGCTGCACGTCGGCACCCGCATGGTCCAGTTCGGCAGCCTGCCGGCAATGACCTACTCCGATTTCTTCGGCTATCAGCCCTGGATGAAGGGTTGGACCTGGTTCGCCATCTACTGGATCCTCTTCAGCTGCCTCGTAGCCGCTGCCACCATCCTGTTCTGGCCGCGCGGCAAAGACCTCCGCTGGAAGGCCCGCCTCGTCCACGCGCAGCAGCGCTTTCGCGGCCCCGTCCGCGCCCTGTCTCTGCTGGCTGCCGTTGCCTTCATCGCCGTCGTCGGCTGGGTCTACTACAACACTGAAGTGCTGAATCAAGTGGAAAGCAATAACGACACTCTCCAGCGCCAAGCCGACTACGAGAAAAACTACAAACGCTTCGAACACCTGCCTCAGCCGCGCGTCACCGATGTCCACTACGACATCGCCATCTATCCCGCAACGCGCGAGCTGGTGATGCGCGGGTCCGAGCAGATCAAGAACGAAACCGCCGCTCCCATCGACGCGCTCCACCTATCCCTCGACCGCAACTTCACCTCCACCGTCGACATGGCCGGCATGCAGCTTGCCCAGGATGACAAGCGCCTCGGCTATCGCATATACAAGCTCACCACCCCACTCGCCCCCGGAGAAGTCCGCACCCTCAACTTCGACGTTGAGTCGCATCCCAAGGGCTTCGAAAACACCCTCACCATGACCGGCGTCGTCCAGAACGGCAGCTTCTTCAACTCCAGCTCCGTGCCCCAGATCGGCTACCAGGAAAACAACGAGCTCACCGATCCCAACGATCGCCGCCGCTTCAAGCTGAAAGAAAAAGACCTGATGCCCGAGCTCGTGCGCAACTGCACCACTGGCTGCATGGACTCCTACATCAGCAACAACTCTGACTGGGTCAACGTCGACACCATCATCAGCACCAGCGCCGACCAGATGGCCATTGCGCCCGGCTCTCTCCTCCGCCAGTGGCAACAGGATGGCCGCAATTTCTACGAGTACAAGCTCGACCACTTCGCCCTGAACTTCTACTCCTTTATCTCTGCCCGCTACCAGGTGCAGCGCAGCAAGTGGAACGACATGGACGTGGAGGTTTATTACCTCAAGGAGCATCCCTGGAACGTCTCCAAGATGGTCAGCTCCATCGAGAAGTCGTTCGCCTACTACACCACCAACTACGGCCCCTACTACAACAAGCAGGCGCGCATCGTCGAGTTTCCGCGCGTCGCTTCGTTTGCGCAGGCCTTCCCAGGAACCATGCCCTACTCGGAATCCATCGGCTTCATCGCCGACATTGAAAAGCCCGACGACATCGACATGGTCTTCTACGTCGTCGCCCATGAGATGGGCCACCAGTGGTGGGCGCACCAGGTCGTCGGCGCCAACATGCAGGGCGCAACGTCGCTGTCTGAAACCCTCGCCCAGTACTCCGCGCTCATGGTGATGGAAAAGCAGTACGGCCCCGACACCATGCGCAAATTCATGCAGTATGAGATGGACAATTACCTGCGCTCGCGCGGCACGGAGCGCCTAAAGGAGCGCCCCCTGATGCGCGTCGAAGCCAGCCAGGGCTACATCCACTACCGCAAGGGCAGCGTGGTCATGTACTACCTCCGCCAGATGATCGGCGAAGACGCCATCAACCGCGCCCTCCGCAAGGTACTCGCGCAGTATCGCTATGCGCAGCCGCCCTACCCCACTTCCTGGGCGCTCGTGGACGCGCTGCGCAGCGAGACCCCCCAGCAGTACCAGTACCTGCTCAAAGACCTGTTCGAAGACATCACCCTGTTCTCGAACCGCACCACCAGCGCCACCGCCCACAAGCGTCCCGACGGCAAATACGACGTGACCGTCCAGGTCGAAACACACAAGTACACCGCCGACGCCAAGGGCGCAGAGCAGGAAATCCCCGTCGACGACTGGATCGAGGTTGGCGCGCTCGCCGCTCCCGCCAAGGGCGACCGCTACGGCAAAGTTCTCGTCCGGCAGCAGGTCCACATGACCGGCAAGGGAGGAACCTACACCTTCGTCAGCTCATCGGTACCCGACAAGGGCGGCATCGATCCCCTGCTTCTCCTCGTCGATCGCGTCCCCGACGACAACATGAAGAAGGTTGATATCGTGCCCTAG